A window from Drosophila subobscura isolate 14011-0131.10 chromosome O, UCBerk_Dsub_1.0, whole genome shotgun sequence encodes these proteins:
- the LOC117897869 gene encoding pre-mRNA-splicing factor RBM22 encodes MSMSKTTNTYNRQNWEDAEFPILCQTCLGDNPYVRMIKERFGKECKICTRPFTIFRWCPGARMRFKKTEICQTCARLKNVCQTCLLDLEYGLPIQVRDAALKVADTMPQSDVNKEYYIQNIDAQLQDGDGTEAAGAVGRSLAANEMLSKLARTAPYYKRNRPHICSFWVKGECKRGEECPYRHDKPNEPDDPLCEQNIKDRYYGRNDPVAEKIMKRAASLPTLEPPEDRNITTLYVGNLPEEITEPELRDQFYQYGEIRSIALVPRQQCAFVQYTKRGAAELAAERSFNKLVIHGRKVSIKWAHSQAKQGTAAKTDRRFEVAGIPPPSAKPNDYFNLRQEQINVMPAGMKLHQLPSNLVPASAYQMYGQPTYAAPYSNTNSSTSATATSTSGVNLDSISIPPPPGHVPYPSQDATRMGALKK; translated from the coding sequence ATGTCTATGTCAAAGACCACAAACACCTACAATCGACAGAACTGGGAAGACGCCGAATTCCCGATTCTCTGTCAAACCTGCCTGGGGGACAATCCGTACGTGCGCATGATAAAAGAGCGATTCGGGAAAGAGTGCAAAATTTGCACGCGTCCTTTTACCATATTCCGCTGGTGTCCAGGAGCGCGTATGCGCTTCAAGAAAACCGAGATTTGCCAGACGTGTGCACGactaaaaaatgtttgccagaCATGCCTGCTGGACCTGGAGTACGGACTGCCAATTCAAGTGCGAGACGCTGCCCTCAAGGTGGCGGACACTATGCCCCAAAGTGATGTTAACAAGGAGTACTACATACAGAACATCGACGCCCAGCTTCAGGATGGCGATGGCACTGAGGCAGCCGGAGCCGTGGGCCGCTCTCTGGCTGCCAATGAGATGCTGTCTAAATTGGCACGGACTGCACCCTACTATAAGCGGAACAGGCCCCACATCTGCTCGTTCTGGGTGAAGGGTGAGTGCAAGCGTGGTGAGGAGTGTCCGTACCGTCACGACAAGCCAAACGAGCCCGACGACCCACTCTGCGAGCAAAACATTAAGGATCGCTACTATGGACGCAACGATCCAGTTGCCGAAAAGATCATGAAACGAGCGGCTTCACTGCCAACGCTGGAGCCTCCAGAAGACCGCAACATAACTACCCTGTACGTCGGCAATCTTCCCGAGGAAATCACCGAGCCAGAGCTGCGCGACCAGTTTTACCAGTACGGCGAGATTCGGTCGATTGCACTTGTGCCGCGACAGCAATGCGCCTTCGTGCAGTACACGAAACGCGGCGCTGCCGAACTGGCAGCTGAACGCTCCTTCAACAAGCTTGTGATCCATGGCCGCAAAGTGAGCATCAAATGGGCCCACTCGCAAGCCAAGCAAGGAACTGCGGCCAAGACGGACAGGCGCTTTGAGGTAGCAGGCATTCCCCCGCCCAGCGCCAAACCGAATGACTACTTCAATCTGCGACAGGAGCAGATAAATGTCATGCCAGCTGGCATGAAGCTCCACCAGTTACCTTCAAACTTGGTACCGGCCTCCGCGTACCAGATGTACGGACAACCAACCTACGCGGCGCCctacagcaacaccaacagctcCACAAGCGCAACGGCCACGTCTACCTCTGGGGTGAATCTCGACTCGATCTCGATTCCTCCGCCACCTGGTCATGTGCCCTATCCAAGTCAGGATGCCACCCGCATGGGTGCTctgaaaaaataa